The Apium graveolens cultivar Ventura chromosome 3, ASM990537v1, whole genome shotgun sequence sequence ATGACGATGCTTTGTTCTTTCTTTCATACTCTTGGACCGGACGTGAGGAGTTGGGACATCATTAGGTCCGTAGAACTCTGCATATTCTTGTCGCTTGGATGATCTGTGCTTTGTTGACAAAGATGGGTCTTTAAAGCTGGATGATCTCAGTTTAGGGGGCTTCATTTCTGAATATTTATCACCAGCAGTTTGGGTAAGAGTTTGTCGAATGTCAGACTGAGGAGCAGGAGCTCTATGCTTTTGAACTAATGGGGGTTCAGCTGCATCTTCCGGCATTATAAGAGTGTCTTTCAGGGGAGAGAGGTTGTTTGTTGATCCCTTGCGCCAGAAATTAAAAGGTATAAACTGAAGTACCCCACCAGCAAAAACTTCAAGAGCAAGCTTTGACAAATCAACTAGCAGCTGCCCAAATGAAGGCCACCCTGCTTCTGGTTCCTCTTTGATGATTTCCACCATAGGAGTGGCTTTCTCCTTACCCACTTGTTCTTGAGACTTGCTCTGTCTAGCTTGTTGCTGCAGGCACAAGTGAATCAGATCGAGCCAATAATAGAAGTTGCAggataaatatataaaaatttatcATATAAGTAATGCATATATTATTTATGCCAACTTGAAAAACATGACATAATTATTTACACTAATAACCATTCTTTAACAAATACAAGTAATTAACACAGGTTCAGAATATTACCATGCGGGAGAGAAATGACTGTCCAAAACCCTGCTGAATCATGCATATAGTGTATCCTATTATAACGGCACCAACTACCAAAACGATATCTGTTAAGTGCCACCACAGAGAAATCAAATAAAACATAGTTAACGTTAATGAGTGATGCATATTTTACCAACAAACTGAACATTTCCTTAAACCTATTGGATGACAAAATGCGCTTGGTAGAAAGAATGAAAAGAATAAGAAAACCCAGGTAAGTAACCATCAGGCATCATGTGATAGTTGGTAGTAGCAAATGTATACAGGTGAACAGCTAACTAACAACTTATCATCTATAGACTCCAATAGAACTAAATATCTTAAAAAATCATGGCACACTTGCATCATGCAATGCCATAGGCATAGAGTCATGTTTATATAAATACAGAATATGTGCTAAACTTAGTGAGCAAACCATATATATGCCTGTGCAATCAAAAGAGCACATGTATGAATTAAATACAGTAAATACGCTACTCCACTTGCAGTTCAAAGAGGATGCTTTCAACAGAAAATAAATGGAAAACTTGAAGCTAATATATGAAGCAAACCTTCTACAGAAACAGAACTGTACTGGTGATCACAGTCATCCTGGTTGAGGGAGATTTGTCGAAGTGCAGCATTCCCTCGGTCTATAACTAACAATGAACAGGTAGGACGCAGATATATCACGTCGAAATCAGCAGAGAACTTTGCATCTTCACTAGGCCCGTCCCTGTACCCTGCTACATTTGACTTCCCTCCAGCGATAGTAGTTACGCCTGCATCCAGATTTATGCTTTAACATTAACATTTCCCTTCAAAGGGAACTGGGAGGAGGAGGGATGCTTTTTTTTTTTTGCTTCAAAGGATATATTCACAGAGTTACAACAATCAGGTACATTATAACCACCAATGTTTAACAGATCCAAAGACAGATGATGTTCCTCTGGCACCTCCAATTAAGTTCAGCTTATATCTACGTTCTAGGAACCATACGGTGTTCCTCTGCAACCTCTATAGTACCGGGCATATATCCCCATCTTAGGAACTATCGTAGTTATTCACCACACAGTTTTACTTAACGTTTAATAGCCTATCACTAGATACTACAGAGATTCAGAAAGAACACATACATTAATGGATGTCAAAGCAAGAGAAAAATAATTATGATAATACAGTAGATCTGCAATAAAAGGATTGTCAAGAGGTAAAGGAAAAGAGTGTAATATTCATATATCTTCATAAGAAAGCAACAGTGACAAACCTGCATCTCCTATTTTTCTAATGGCAAGGTTGGCTGTATCAGCTACATATACATTGCCTTTGTCATCCATGGTCACCCCTCGCGGATGATTAAAACGAGCATCATTTGCTTTTCCATCAACATGCCCAGTATAACCCTGAAATGACCCTGCAACTAATCTTGCCCTGCTATCTGCAGTAATAAACAATCG is a genomic window containing:
- the LOC141711739 gene encoding uncharacterized protein LOC141711739 → MKKSLFYFTFLTLVLTTYSLLFQAHAAPPAAPVIKHLSSLLKWTTARSSSKNPQSDEDVLQFEDGYLVETVVEGNELGVIPYSIRVSQDGELFAVDETNSNIVKITPPLSHYSRARLVAGSFQGYTGHVDGKANDARFNHPRGVTMDDKGNVYVADTANLAIRKIGDAGVTTIAGGKSNVAGYRDGPSEDAKFSADFDVIYLRPTCSLLVIDRGNAALRQISLNQDDCDHQYSSVSVEDIVLVVGAVIIGYTICMIQQGFGQSFLSRMQQARQSKSQEQVGKEKATPMVEIIKEEPEAGWPSFGQLLVDLSKLALEVFAGGVLQFIPFNFWRKGSTNNLSPLKDTLIMPEDAAEPPLVQKHRAPAPQSDIRQTLTQTAGDKYSEMKPPKLRSSSFKDPSLSTKHRSSKRQEYAEFYGPNDVPTPHVRSKSMKERTKHRHRDKSGEVGYGVAGVEHKPTAEMKPVNHDEPKFGHYSSRNKYGDSYQF